A section of the Rhodothermales bacterium genome encodes:
- a CDS encoding outer membrane beta-barrel protein → MNLSFRQPLLNGRLAAFALLALLLLTPALAARAQVSLGILGGANFSAFEDVTAGESLIELDNSTGYHIGAFLDIGFGPLGIRPAVYYLDAGPLFSGADFLDEDDFHLAYVSVPVDLRYSLGVGPIKPYVLAGPELRILANGQNAPDELQDRLSDLVMNGGVAVGIEIGIPGVGLTLYPQIRYSFSLSDWLDRSYEIGGVSITTDDGQRPNMWLLSLGVGF, encoded by the coding sequence ATGAATTTATCGTTTCGTCAACCGCTTCTGAATGGCCGCCTCGCGGCTTTCGCGCTACTGGCGCTCCTTCTGTTGACGCCGGCTCTCGCCGCACGGGCTCAGGTGAGCCTTGGAATCCTTGGTGGCGCCAATTTTTCAGCGTTTGAGGACGTGACGGCCGGCGAGTCGCTGATTGAGCTGGACAATTCAACCGGCTACCATATCGGCGCTTTTCTCGACATCGGCTTCGGGCCCCTCGGCATCCGGCCGGCCGTTTATTACCTCGACGCCGGCCCCCTGTTTAGCGGCGCCGACTTTCTCGACGAGGACGACTTTCATCTGGCCTACGTAAGTGTGCCGGTGGACCTGCGGTATTCCCTTGGCGTCGGCCCCATCAAGCCGTACGTGCTCGCCGGCCCCGAACTGCGCATCCTGGCCAACGGCCAGAATGCCCCTGATGAACTGCAGGACCGGCTGAGCGATCTGGTGATGAACGGCGGCGTCGCGGTGGGCATCGAAATCGGGATTCCCGGCGTCGGACTCACATTGTACCCTCAAATCCGGTACAGCTTTAGCCTGTCGGATTGGCTGGATCGTTCGTATGAGATCGGAGGCGTTTCAATCACGACAGACGATGGGCAGAGGCCGAATATGTGGCTTCTGAGTCTCGGAGTGGGCTTTTAA
- the eat gene encoding ethanolamine permease, whose translation MTKPTNRTRLAQYQDVDASYLENRKLQKHAGWVLLWALGVGAVISGDFFGWNYGLVSGGFWGLAIATVLMAIMYVCMVYSIAELSAALPHAGGFYSFTRSALGPFGGFVCGVTDTIEYVITPAVIVVGIGGYMNALVPGVPPYAWWFISYALFIAINIRGVALTLKVGLVVTLLAVLVLVVFYVSTLWTGAFSWDLLFTVAPDPGQSATWLPRGWGGVFAALPFAIWFYLAIEQLPLAAEETHDVVSAMPRALLLGIGTLLVLSLFTLVLNSGVGGGAAVIGASAAPLEEGFRAVFGGGATTTLLTIVALTGLVASFHTIIYAYGRVLFALSRAGYFPRWISVTGKNRTPYVALLLGGAIGFAGAVVIHLQEGAAVGAALLNMAVFGAVISYVLVMVSYIKLKIFNPDLPRPYVSPLGIGGAVVGVALALVALAACLAVPDYRPGVWGTVIFLAIAVVYFLTYSRNRLVAQAPEEEIALMTKAQDELAHK comes from the coding sequence ATGACGAAACCCACCAATCGCACGCGCCTGGCCCAGTACCAGGATGTCGACGCCTCGTACCTGGAAAACCGCAAACTGCAGAAACACGCCGGCTGGGTTCTGCTCTGGGCACTGGGCGTCGGCGCGGTGATTTCGGGTGACTTCTTCGGGTGGAACTACGGCCTCGTTTCGGGTGGCTTCTGGGGTCTGGCGATTGCGACGGTGCTCATGGCGATCATGTACGTTTGCATGGTCTACAGCATCGCCGAGTTGTCCGCCGCACTGCCTCATGCCGGCGGGTTTTATTCCTTCACACGCAGCGCCCTGGGGCCCTTCGGCGGGTTCGTCTGCGGCGTGACCGATACGATCGAGTACGTGATCACGCCGGCGGTGATCGTCGTGGGGATCGGCGGATACATGAACGCGCTCGTCCCGGGCGTTCCGCCCTACGCCTGGTGGTTCATTTCGTACGCCCTGTTTATTGCCATCAACATCCGGGGCGTGGCGCTCACGCTGAAGGTTGGCCTCGTGGTCACGCTCCTGGCTGTGCTGGTGCTGGTGGTGTTCTACGTCAGCACGCTCTGGACAGGTGCTTTTTCATGGGATCTGTTATTTACCGTGGCGCCTGATCCGGGCCAGTCCGCGACGTGGTTGCCGCGCGGCTGGGGCGGGGTGTTTGCGGCCCTGCCGTTCGCCATCTGGTTTTATCTGGCCATCGAACAACTGCCGCTGGCCGCCGAGGAGACCCACGACGTCGTCTCGGCCATGCCAAGGGCCCTGCTGCTTGGCATCGGCACGCTGCTGGTGCTTTCACTTTTCACCCTGGTGCTGAACAGCGGGGTCGGAGGGGGTGCGGCCGTGATCGGGGCCTCCGCGGCGCCGCTCGAAGAAGGCTTTCGGGCTGTGTTCGGCGGTGGCGCCACGACGACGCTGTTGACCATCGTCGCCCTCACGGGCCTGGTCGCCAGCTTTCACACCATCATCTACGCCTACGGCCGTGTGCTCTTTGCCCTCTCTCGCGCCGGCTACTTTCCTCGCTGGATCTCGGTAACCGGGAAAAACCGGACGCCCTACGTGGCCCTCCTCCTCGGCGGGGCGATCGGCTTCGCCGGCGCGGTGGTCATTCACCTGCAGGAAGGCGCCGCCGTCGGAGCCGCGCTGCTGAACATGGCCGTCTTTGGCGCCGTGATCTCGTACGTGCTGGTGATGGTAAGCTATATCAAGCTGAAGATATTTAACCCCGATCTACCCCGCCCCTACGTCAGCCCGCTGGGCATCGGCGGCGCGGTCGTGGGCGTCGCCCTGGCGCTGGTGGCGCTGGCTGCCTGCCTGGCCGTGCCGGATTACCGCCCGGGCGTCTGGGGGACGGTGATCTTCCTCGCTATCGCCGTGGTCTATTTCCTCACCTATAGCCGCAACCGCCTCGTCGCCCAGGCGCCCGAAGAAGAAATCGCGCTGATGACGAAGGCGCAGGACGAGCTGGCACATAAATAA